The nucleotide window GTTTTATAAGgcaagatccattaattacgtaacgcgatttttttttaattttcaacccccttcctccctatgtcacactttttgtatgatgcATCTGAATTTTTTGTATGGGTTGTCACACTTCACTGCACCCCCCTCCCTCCCTCtctacgtaatttgtggacgttctcTAATTTATTATTCCttgattttaattcaaaatgttGCTTTTATTTTTCAGGAGTGTGCTGGTCtaaagaaatatttcaaaaatattactCCGAAGTTCTAAGATTGCAGGCTAGAAATTACGAATTAGAGTCCAAATTGCTAGCAACAAGAAGAGGACTAAACTTCATCAACAACGATCAAAGCTGCAAATATTTCACAGGGGTGGCCAAATTTTCAGTTTTGTTCAAGCTTTATAAGTATCTGGAATCCTCGCTTGATGAACCGTATtgcgaattttcgaaggatcaAATGTTTTTAATGACTTTGACAAAACTGAGACTAAATTCTCAATTAACATCTTTGGCGCATGACTACAATGTGAGTGTGACAACAATATCCAAATATTTTCATCGCACACTGTACATAATCTACGAATGCTGTAAATGGGCAATCAAACCAACTCAAAAATCAGTCGTATTGCGGCATACACCGGATAAATTTGTGAAGCAATTTGGCTCCAGGAGGGTGTATATAATAGATTGTTTCGAAGTTATGTGCCAAACGCCGTCTGACCTAAAAGCCGCCTGTAGTCACTACAGCAACTATAAAAAGCATGAGACTGTCAAGTTTTTGATTGCCATGAACCCCGATGGCACAGTGGCATTCATTTCAAGCGGCTTTGCTGGAAGGTGTTCAGACAAAGAAATATTCAGACAGAGCAAATTTATTGATTTAGTAGATGAGGGTGACGTAGTTTTAGCCGATAAAGGATTTGACATAGCCGATGTAATAGCAAGTAAGAAAGCTATTTTGAACATTCCGAATTTTCTCCGCAAAAAGAAACAATTTTCATTGAACGAACTAAATGACGACAAACAAATAACTACACATCGGATTCATGTAGAACGAATAATAGGAAATATTAGAGAGAAATACTCAATTCTTTCAGGCACGATTTCTGTTAATACACTAGCTCGGTTTCAAAATGGACTAACTGTAATCGATTTAATCGTAAAAGTCGCTTGTATTCTAGTAAGTTTGAAtaagccaataattcattaatcatttaGGCCAAAATAACTTATATGTTATTTGAAGAAAAGCCAATAAAAACAATTTagataataaatatttaatgacttttttattcaaattattcACTGTGGAAGGATTTTTCGTATCGTACCTATCGTCTTCTTCTTAGTAGTCATCATAAGCCGCCGCGAATTTCATGTGCTGTCCATACtacgagctatatcacttgatatagagtaATTTTATATCAATGTTCGTACATCTTATTTTTCCCTGGCAATAATGcatgtcgatttctaatcaGTTCAATAGATGTCTGGacaaacttgacaaatatttgaatatttgtcattatgaaaATCAGTGCACGACTggcttaagcacttccatagtcaTTAGCTACatgttttcatttaaattcttcttctttttagtTTTAAGAGGCTTTAGGCACCCTCTGGCAGTCATTCGCCTCTGTAATGCATTTTAATTTTCTAACCCGAAATCTAGTCCGCTTCGGgtatcgaactcagccacccatggtcttgctttgtagtcgcgcattaTGGTCAATGCcaacgtagcgttttttcaagctgcgtgcacgccgcgtccacgcaaggtaccaaGTACAAACGTAATCGTGTACGCGTATACGTGTGCATTATTACATTTCATGCTGGGTACTTCGCGTTCGCGCACGTgattgtgtatgtgtgtgtggaATAAGCTTGCGCTAGTGAATGAATcgtcaatcaatcaaattgtCATTAGTTGATACAAACCTTTGAAAATGGACGGCCAATTTTTAGGACGACTTTCTGCTTAtgcaaatggtctaccaaaaaCGGATAAGTTACGATACGTTGAAAAAATCAAGGTTGTGAATTTTGTTGACCCGTTTGAAGCTGTACTGAACGAGCGAGACTTTCCAACTACCGTTACCGTTGGACATGttgtaaattatttaattaatcacACGGTACCTGGGAAAACTTACATCCGGAACACACGAAGCATAGAAGCGTTTAAAAAGTTTGAGGCTGGGTTTATCCATAGTGTGCATGGTGGATTATTCAAAAATGTATACATTGTTAGAGGGAAGGTAcgtatttatttacttattttatTTACTTCAGTTGTTGAATTTTTAATCCGAATTTGCTCAGGTAAATCACTCAATGCGAATGAACGAGACACCTCTAATATCATGGATCATTATTGAACCCAATGGATCCGTACAGAGTGCTCATTGTACGTGCGTAGCaggtttgagtgaaacatgctCCCACGTAAGCACGTTACTATTTGCATTGTCAAATTTACATTTTATGACATCTACATACAAGGTATGATAtttgcatcaaactaattttgtTGAATATCGTCGGAGTTTAACATAAAATGGATTGTTTCAGGTGACAGTCACTGAATTACCGTCATATTGGGCCAGACCGGCGAAAAGAATTAGAGAGGATTTAAATCATTCTGTGGATGATTTGGATTATGGGTTTAAAATAACGAGAAACGACGACTTCAATATTCATACCAATGAACAGCATTTCTTGGATTTTGTATCTTCGTTAGAAAGTGATACAGAAGAACCAGCCATTGTTAAGAAATTCTGTGGTTCAG belongs to Armigeres subalbatus isolate Guangzhou_Male unplaced genomic scaffold, GZ_Asu_2 Contig656, whole genome shotgun sequence and includes:
- the LOC134204542 gene encoding uncharacterized protein LOC134204542 translates to MAKKCVVKGCRSGKIGKCSLFRFPESSTDLLTNKLNTERRKRWLVALRIRSDPKWNYVCGRHFVSGKPARLNELNDVDWVPTKELPNVSLKFDPDSDDFSSYDKVEGQDEEDTMKASDEAVQGSESDVLMYDAPEPRPEQIKENTLNVPTEEFSITESNTTAIQHVSSDDLPSNNPSETETRGSKQNNDSDYQQFDDHTNVATYSMALSTEKKDVGIQAGGVCWSKEIFQKYYSEVLRLQARNYELESKLLATRRGLNFINNDQSCKYFTGVAKFSVLFKLYKYLESSLDEPYCEFSKDQMFLMTLTKLRLNSQLTSLAHDYNVSVTTISKYFHRTLYIIYECCKWAIKPTQKSVVLRHTPDKFVKQFGSRRVYIIDCFEVMCQTPSDLKAACSHYSNYKKHETVKFLIAMNPDGTVAFISSGFAGRCSDKEIFRQSKFIDLVDEGDVVLADKGFDIADVIASKKAILNIPNFLRKKKQFSLNELNDDKQITTHRIHVERIIGNIREKYSILSGTISVNTLARFQNGLTVIDLIVKVACILVSLNKPIIH